A genomic stretch from Deinococcus sp. LM3 includes:
- a CDS encoding helix-turn-helix transcriptional regulator has translation MPSDGERAPGPPLQRTPLSTAFGSHIRQIRLELGYSQEELAARAQLDRTFVGRVERGEFRISLENAAALARACDVSLWKILQRAEETGELPTKDPS, from the coding sequence ATGCCTTCCGACGGCGAACGTGCCCCTGGTCCTCCCCTACAGCGGACCCCTCTCTCAACAGCTTTCGGGTCACACATTCGGCAGATCCGCCTGGAGCTGGGATACTCACAGGAGGAACTGGCCGCCAGAGCGCAACTCGACCGCACCTTCGTTGGACGTGTCGAAAGAGGCGAGTTTCGAATCAGTCTCGAAAACGCTGCTGCGTTAGCCAGAGCCTGCGATGTCAGCCTCTGGAAAATTCTCCAACGCGCAGAAGAGACAGGAGAGCTTCCCACCAAAGACCCCTCGTAG